Proteins encoded within one genomic window of Triticum aestivum cultivar Chinese Spring chromosome 2D, IWGSC CS RefSeq v2.1, whole genome shotgun sequence:
- the LOC123052171 gene encoding PLASMODESMATA CALLOSE-BINDING PROTEIN 3 → MEAPLLVAALLLLSSTLVVSEFCVCRSEQPQAALQKTIDYACGAGADCNSIHEQGPCYNPNNVVSHCSWAANSYFQKKRAMGATCDFGGTALVVSTDPSSSGCSYPSSASAAGTSTTPTGTGTGIGGTTGGTPGTFTPGAGTSTGGMGGTGTGTDTTTGFGGLGPTGTSNMDTAAAGLHPRSGAPAFLAVLLSFLAFA, encoded by the exons ATGGAGGCGCCGCTGCTGGTGGCCGCGCTGCTGCTCCTGTCCTCGACCCTCGTCGTCTCCG AGTTCTGCGTGTGCAGGTCGGAGCAGCCGCAGGCGGCGCTGCAGAAGACCATCGACTACGCGTGCGGGGCGGGGGCGGACTGCAACTCGATCCACGAGCAGGGGCCGTGCTACAACCCCAACAACGTCGTCTCGCACTGCTCCTGGGCGGCCAACAGCTACTTCCAGAAGAAGAGGGCCATGGGCGCCACCTGCGACTTCGGCGGCACCGCCCTCGTCGTCTCCACCGACCCAA gttcttcaggctgctcCTACCCCTCAAGTGCAAG TGCTGCTGGAACATCAACGACCCCGACCGGGACTGGGACTGGGATCGGAGGCACAACAGGGGGAACCCCAGGCACCTTCACGCCCGGTGCCGGCACTAGCACCGGTGGCATGGGAGGAACCGGCACGGGGACGGACACCACCACCGGGTTCGGCGGCCTGGGTCCAACAGGCACGAGCAACATGGACACGGCAGCGGCGGGGTTGCATCCAAGGTCCGGAGCGCCTGCCTTCCTCGCCGTGCTCCTCTCCTTCCTGGCATTCGCGTGA